DNA sequence from the Coffea arabica cultivar ET-39 chromosome 11c, Coffea Arabica ET-39 HiFi, whole genome shotgun sequence genome:
ACGCACGGCCATTCGCAGTAAAACAGAGTCAAAGGTACTTTTTCCTAACTATCCCTTGAACGCTAACAAGCACACATCTTCAGGCTTTCAAACATGGTGGTCTATGGTGCATGATGATCATCTCCTCAAAGGGCGTGATGCTTTGATTAAAAGTGTCCAATCGAATGGGGAGCAGAAGAAGTCAAAAGAGAAGGAACTTGCAAACCTGAACAATCCTTCCAAGGTTGGCAATAGTCTTGAAATGAAGCAAAAGACTATGAGAAgcaagaaggaaattttgaagaGTTCAAACAATAATGCTACTACCCTTGAGGACCTTACTCCTAATGAAGAATTTTCGAAGAgtatttcatttcatcttcctTCAAACATTGTGAAGGCTATTGATCATGATTCTTGCAATTCACATGAGAAGAAGAAGAGCGAACCTTTTAATGAGGAGGATGAGCAATCCACCAGCACGGACCAACATTAGAATCGCAAGAAGTCAAAGGTAATGACTCTCCCCTTGGATGATATTGGTTTAGATCCCAAAGAACTCTTCAAAGACATTTCGGATATATCTGTGCCTGGTATAAGCCGTACCAATATTGTAAGGACCCTCCTTACCTTCTTTAATTTAGCATTTGAAATTTACTTGTTAATCTCATATTCATGATTTGTCTCATAACGTTTTCCCTACAGTTGGATGATCAAGACTTGATCTTTATTGATGATGGAGAACCAAGTCAAGTATCAGTTGAAGGACTTATTGCATTTAAACTTTTGGGCAAACAAGTGGTCAGTTCTACCCAACAAAATGGTGCTAGtgagaattttaaaaaaacagTAGAGGATGAAAATGTGATTCAGCAAATCATGTCACAGAAGGCGGAACATTTGACTCCATCGGCCAAAAGGAAATTCAAAGTTTTCGATCCACCATCGTGCCCAAGGGCACCTCAAGTGTCTGAATTTTGCCTCCAAAGTGTGATTTCAACATGCCACCGAAATTATATCCAAATGTTGTGAAATAACTTGAGGGTGATGATATCTCAAACAGCCTTGGAGCGCATGCCTGCTCTTGAAATGAAAGTCAACGAGATCATGGAGGAAATGCAAAACTTCAATGCCACGGATATCTCAAATTTGCAAGGCCTTTTAAAGGTTTTCTTTGCAAATGCAGCTCGTTACGTGGCAGTGAAATCTTCTCTCTTAAATAAAATTTCAACTGAATCATATGATGAGTTACTTTCTACGGCCACTCGACATCTTAGAGATGCTCAGAGTAAGGAGAAATAACAAGCGGAAAAGATCTCAGCACACATGTTGAAACTTAAAGAGATTGATCGTGAGAAAGTAGAGTTGAGGAAGCGACTTGAGTGCTTGGATACTCACAGGAAGGAGACGCTTTCACTACTACGAGAAGAGCAAGATGAGCTTACCCGAGTGCAAGACGTGATGGTCGACTTACAAAATGAAATTCGAAAGATTGAGGATTCCCCTCCCCTACTTGCTAAGGAGAATCAAACTTTGGACAAGATGCAAGCATTACTTGAAAACAATCGAAAGGAGCTGTCGTCATTTGAATTTTAGGAATAGTTGCAATCTTTTactttgtttcaaattttatcttttgttAATTGTTCAAAGCATGTAGCTATAAGTACAGGCACTTCATaatgaaacttgatttttttttcttttcatcataTTCTTGCAGACGCCCTCGTCTTTACTTACTCTTTCGATAGCCACCATTTTAGGCTATCAACCATAGTATGAACAATTCCACCTTTACATAATTTTGATCACACCTGAAAAGGTAATTATTCAAATAATGTGGTAATCTGAATAACACACTTTCAAGTATATGTCACAAAATAATTCGAGTTGTCCTAAAGATGAacgttctctttttttttttatcaaaagaaTCATTCGGACAAAGACTTTAGTTTTATAGGGTTGTAACTGAATTTAGAAGATACCTTCTAAGCTGCCTACATATCCCAAAAGAGAATCAAGTCACACGTAGTTCCCACCGTTCACAGTTTACACTCTTGCGAGTCAGGAGTATCCTtttgtttaccaccttagatttgatggaGTGTTTCAGCAGTTTAACCACGTGTTACACTATTGGTGGTTGTTATCCACAGTTTTATCTCATGCGGGTTGGAGCAACATGCAGTTTACACTCATGCGTTATGGAGTATTCTTTTATTTACCACCTTAGATTTGGTGAAGTATTTCAGCAGTTTAACCACGTGCTACACTATTAGTGGTTGTTATCCATAATTTTAACTCATGCGGATCTGGAGTAACATGCAGTTTAGACTCATGCGTCATGGAGTATCCTtttgtttaccaccttagaTTTGGTGGAGTGTTTCAGCAGTTTAACCACGTGCTACACTATTGGTAGTTGTTATCTacagttttagctcatgcgGATCTGGAGCAACATGTAGTTTAGACTCATGCGTCATGgagtatttcattttttttatggcATGTATAACttcatgaatttttcatttatagGACCAACTTTTACGCCATCTTTGTCCACCAGTTTATAGGCGCCATTTGTGTAAATTTCTCGAACAACATATGGCCCATCCCATTTAGAGACGAAATTGTCCTTAGTGCGATGAGTCATAACTATTGAGTTTCGAACGGCGAGTATCATGTCCCCGACTTGAAAGGAGCGGCGCCGAACTTTTTTATTGAAGGTTCTAGAGAGACGGGCTTGATAGCATTCTAGATTTTGTTGGGCCTCTAATCTTTTTTCATCTAAAACTTCCAATTCTTCAAGGCGCAGGCGAACATTTTCTTCCTCCGTGAGCCCTTCTTGGATAGCAATTCTCAAAGAAGGAATTTGTTGCTCAAAGGGCAGAACAGCTTCTACACCATAGACTAAGGCATATGGTGTGGCTTGCGTTGGAATTCGGTATGTAGTGTGATAGGTCCAAAGAGTTTCGCCTATCCTTTCGTGCCAATCTTTCTTTGATCTGGCCACCACTTTCTTCAACAAGTTACACAAAGTTTTGTTGAATGCTTCTGCCAGACCATTGGCGGGGGCATTATACATTGAGGACTTGCGTTGCTTGAAATTAAATTTTTCACACAACTTATCCATCAATCTATTGAAGAAGGATTTTTCATTATCAGTGATAATGTACTAGGGAACTCCATAACGGTAAATAATATTTACACGAATAAAATTCACCACATCTTCCTTTCTAACTTGCTTGAGCGGTATGGTTTCAGTCCATTTAGAAAAGTAGTCGGTCGCAACCAATATATATAAGTGTTGACCGAACGACTTTGGTAATGGCCCCACAACATCAAGACCCCAAGCATCAAAAGGTCAAGAAGCAACGGTCGGGTGTAACGGCTCAGGTGATTGATAAATGTGATTTGCATGAAACTGGTAAGTTTGACATCTTTGAGCATATTCTATGCAATCTTTGACCATAATGGGCCAATAGTAGCCCATCCTTTTAATCCGAAAATGCAAATTGAGACCGGATTAGTGAGCCCCACATATTCCAGAATGTGTCTCATGCATCGCCCGATAAGCCTTGTATTCGCTTAGACAGCGCAACAGTTTCGGTACAGCGTATTCTTGTACAAGATAAAACGAGAGGCACGACGACGGATGTCAGTTCTTCTACGTTGCTCATCAGGTAACTTTTGATACTTGAAATAATCAACGAGGGGTTGTCTCCAATCTTCTTTGTCAATTTCATAGGTTGAGACCACATGAGCGTCGCTTCCTTCAatatcttcatcatcaattagTGATGGAACTACCCACTTTTGGTATACATGAGATTGTATCTCATGATCCGGCATGGCAAGTGAAGAGGCTAGCACAGCTAATGCATCAGCTTGCTTATTTTCCCTTCTAGGAACATGCTTAATACTTACACCTCCAAACCGTTTCATAAGTCGCGTTGTATATTTGTGATACGGAATTAATTCGGACTTTTTGACTTCATAACGTCCCAAGAGTTGGTTAACCACCAATTGAGAGTCACCATAGATTTGAAGTTCCAACTGCTCCATGTCAACAGCTATTTCACGTCCGAATATGAGAGCTTGGTACTCAGCGACATTGTTTGAACAATGTTGATTTAGGGTAAAAGAGTATAACAATATCCCTCCATCAAGAGTCACGAATACAATCCCCGCTCCAACCCCATGATGATGAGCAGTAccatcaaaatacatttttcatgGTGGGCGAATCTCAATAAGGAGTACATCCTCATCTGGTAGGTCATCACTTAACTCCTATTCAGCAGGTATAGGGTGATCAGTAAGAAAATCCGTCAGAACTTATCCTTTCACAGCTTTTTGAGGCACATAAATAATCTCAAACTGTTGTAATTGAAGATACCATCTAGCTAAACGATCGGATAATACTGACCTGCTCATCACATATTTTATAGGATTCGCCCTGGAAATGAGCCTCACACTATGTGCTTGAAAATAGTGTTTTAACTTCTATATTGCAAAAATAAGAGCTAAACACAACTTTTCAATCGGCGAGTAGTTTAGTTCGTTAGGGGTCATCATTCTACTTCAATAATAAAGGGCAACCTCttttccttcattattttcttgtgCAAGCAATGTCCCCACTGAGCGTTCTTGAGCAGCAATATAAAGAAGTAATGGCTTTTCATGAATAGGTGCAGGTAGAACAAGTGCTTTCATAAGATAAGACTTAATGCTATTGAATGCATTACTACATGCCTCATCTCATTGAAATGACACCTTCCTGCCAAATTTGAGATAAATGTCCGCAGATAAGCTAATCGCCCTTGAAGACTTTTCAATTCATGAATGTCACGAGATTCAGGCATTCTCAATATAGCATCAATTTTGGCCTGATCAATTTCAATACCTTGATGGCGaaccacaaaaccaagaaatttttcggacgtGACTCCAAATGCACACTTGAGAGGGTTTATTTTGAGTTGATACCTTGTCAACCGATCAAAAACTTGTCTCAAGTCCTCCAAgtgattatttctttttttttatttaacgaCTAAATCATCCACATAGCActcaatatttttatgaaacaTGTCGTCAAAGATGTTTTGCATTGCTCTTTGATATGTCGGCCCAATATTTTTGAGACCAAAGGACATTACTTTATAACAATAAATAACCTTAGGAGTACGAAATACAGTGAGCTCCTCATCCTCCGGTACCAATCGAATTTGATTATATCCAGAAGAACCATCCATAAATGACAGAACTTCATGCCCAGTAGTTGTATCAATCATGAGCTCAGTGATCGGTAAAGGAAAGTCATCTTTGGAACAAGCATTGTTAAGATCTCTGAAATCGACGTAGATGCGGATTTGCCCATTCTTCTTTCGCACAGGCACGATACTCGAAATCCATATGGGATATTTAACTTCACGAATAAACCTGACTTCAATAAGTTTATTGACTTCAATTTCGATTAATGGAATCAAATCGGGTCTAAACCGCCATTGTGCTTGCTTCACAGGTTGAACTCCCTTTTTAACAACCAAATGGTGGACGATCACTTTTGGGTCTAAACCCGACATTTCTTTATAAGTCCATGCAAAAATATCTTGATACTCCTGCAAAAGTTCAATATATGCCTTCTCTTCGTCGGAACTCAATAAAGCACTTGCGTATATTGGATACGGGTCCTCTGAAATACCAAGATTGACTTCCTTTAGACATCCACAGTGGCCTTAACACCTTCTTCCAATTCAGGTGGAGCATCTtcagcatcttcttcttcttcaggagAGTCACCGTCAATTAGAGTTATATGATTGCATGAAGCAATACTCTCTTCATCATTCTCTTTTGGTCTTGTGTACACCACGGTATGCTCCCTGACTTTCAACTCAGTCCCACACTGTATTACAAAGTCTGTGCATCTTCTCATTCTCGAAGGAATGATGCTACCAAATTTATAAGGACAATCAGAAGATTCTTCAAGATTTTGCAATGATTTTACTATCTTTCCATTACTCTTATGAGAGTTTTGAGGTTTTTGTCTTCTTTGCGGTACTAACCTCTTAAAAACAGATACCCGTGGAGCTTTATTCTCCTTTTcgtgaaaagtttgaaatttaTCAATTATTTGAGAAGACTCATCCTCCACAGTAATATATTGGCTACTAGCTCTATTGATCTTGATGCGAATTGGTGTAGGAGAGGAATAACCAATACCAAATTTAGAATTTTCAATGGCATATCCTTTTTCCTTCAACATCTTTTGGGTAGGATTCAACCCATGCATCATGTCACTAGAAGATTGACGGGATGAAACATTTAACACTGCAGATTCTTTGAGATCGTATCCCGCCTTAGCGAGAAACTTATAAGCAATGGGATCAAAACCGTCTTTGGTTCTTGACTTTGGTATGGTGTCTTGTTCGATTTCAGATTCTTTGCTTAAAAGATTAGACCTTTTAAGTGGAGGAAATGACGTCTTCTTTGTATCAAAATGAACTATCGGAAGAGTCAAACCTTTTAGAGTTTCATGTTGAATTGCAGGTGACTGTTCCTGTTCCATTCTTGACTTGGGAGGGCAACGAAAGACAACTGATTCGTTGTTTGGCAATGaaacatcagtttcttcatgaaCTCCCTCTTTTGATTTCGAATTTatcattttttcccctttttcccctttttgatgtaaaattt
Encoded proteins:
- the LOC140016447 gene encoding uncharacterized protein codes for the protein MYFDGTAHHHGVGAGIVFVTLDGGILLYSFTLNQHCSNNVAEYQALIFGREIAVDMEQLELQIYGDSQLVVNQLLGRYEVKKSELIPYHKYTTRLMKRFGGVSIKHVPRRENKQADALAVLASSLAMPDHEIQSHVYQKWVVPSLIDDEDIEGSDAHVVSTYEIDKEDWRQPLVDYFKYQKLPDEQRRRTDIRRRASRFILYKNTLLMDKLCEKFNFKQRKSSMYNAPANGLAEAFNKTLCNLLKKVVARSKKDWHERIGETLWTYHTTYRIPTQATPYALVYGVEAVLPFEQQIPSLRIAIQEGLTEEENVRLRLEELEVLDEKRLEAQQNLECYQARLSRTFNKKVRRRSFQVGDMILAVRNSIVMTHRTKDNFVSKWDGPYVVREIYTNGAYKLVDKDGVKVGPINEKFMKLYMP